Genomic window (Chloroflexota bacterium):
TAAGACATCACCAGCAGGAAGTTATTGTGCGCCTCCAGGATCTGTCCGCGCTTCTCCACGGGCAGCAGCCGCCGGTGGTCCGTCAGCGGGTGGATCAGCACCGTCGTATCCTTCCGCGCCTCCACGATCTCGTCCAGATAGCAGATCGCTCCCGCCTTCACCGCGCGGCTCAGCGGCCCGTCTATCCACTTCGTCTCATGGCCCTCCAAGAGATATCGCCCCACCAGGTCGCTCGCCGTCAGGTCCTCGTGGCATGCGATGGTGACCAGCGGCATCCCCGTCCCGTTCTGTCCCGCTGAATCCTTCCCGCGCTTCTTCACCGTTGTCAGCGGCTTCCCCAGCCTCCACGACATATATTCGATAAACCGCGTCTTGCCGCAGCCCGTCGGCCCCTTGAGCAGCACCGGCACCTTTTGGCGGTACGCCGCCTCAAAGATCTCCACCTCGTCCTTCACCGGCAGGTAGAACGGCTCCTCGGAGTGGACGTACTCCTCGATGATGTACTGGCGGTAGAGCGTCTGCGTCTTTCCCGTGGTCATCTGGGGTGGTCCTTCGCTTTTCCGGTTAGCCGTTCGTCCCATAAGTGCTTCACCTTCGCCCGCACCTCTTCCAGCGTGCAGTTCGTATCGAGCATCACGTTCGCGTGCTTCGCCCGCTCGTCGTTCGTCATCTGCGAACGTATCCGCGCTCGGATCTGCTCCTCGCCCCAGTTGTTCCGCGCCATGATGCGCTTGATCACTACATCCTCCGGCGCGTGGGCCACCCATACTTCGTCCACCACGTTCTGCCAGCTCGCTTCGATGAGGATTGCCGCCTCGATCACCAAGACCTTCGTCCCCAGCGCTCGGTTCTCCTCGATCTTCTTCAGCAGCAGCTCCCGCAGCCGCGGGTGCACGATGCCGTTCAGCGTCTGCAGGTTCTTCGGGTCGCTGAAGACGATGGCCCCCAGCTTCTTCCGGTCTATCTCTCTATTCGGCAGCAGCAGGTCGGTGCCCCAGGTGGCGATCAGGTCCTTCCACGCAGGCGTCTCAGGCAGGTACGTCTCGTGCCCCACCTTGTCCGCGTCAACGATCACAGCCCCCAACTCTTTGAGGTGCTGCGTCACGGTGCTCTTGCCGCTGCCGATTCCGCCCGTCAGGCCGATGACAATCATGAACTTCTCTTCACTGTCGAAAATCTAGCAAATTGCCAGTCTAGCAGTCCAGGTGTACTGGGGCAAGGACAACAGAAGCGGCGCGCCTGGGGTCGCGCGTCTGTTCACGCGGCAGTATTGACAACATTGGTTATAGCATATACCATACTACTTCGGATCACAACATATACTAACTCCAATTTAACTATAGAGCGAGGGCTGATATGAAGGACCTGATGACGAAAGAGATTGACATTCTCCCTGATAGAAGCCTGATGCCCAAGATCGGCCAGACAGGCTACTCGGTAAGCCAAGCTATTGCTGAACTAGTCGATAACTCAATTGATGCTCGCCATGAAAGCAAACCTCTCGTGGTTGAAATCGAGTTTGACGATAGCAGAGGTGAACTCCTGATCACAGACAATGGTGTGGGAATGGATGAGTCAACAGCCGCCCAGAGTCTGAAACTGGCTCACTCCACCAAGAAAAACAAGTTGGGGGAATTTGGTCTCGGTCTGAAAACTGCGGCGACAAGTCTCGGGAAGAAATTCCAGATTGTCACTAAAAGATCTGGCAGTGACGAGCAGTACATCCTGGAATACGACGAGGACAAATGGCTCAAGAGCGGTGACTGGACCAAACACGAAATGAAGATCAGGACGGGAGTCGACAAACAATTATCAGGCACAACTATTACGATTAGCCACCTCCGCTTCAATATTTACCCAAACCTGCCTGGGAATGTTAGAAAAGACCTGGCCGCGAGGTTTGCTCCTTTTGTCGAGAACAGCGAGGTGAGTATCAGGGTAAATACGAAATGGTGCGAGCCTCAGCCCCTTGAATTGAAGACGGAATATCACGACCCCGATGGCAAGGAACCATTTAGCGTGAAATTGGAGAGCGGCAATATTGTGACAGGCTGGCGGGGTCTCCTTAAGCGCGGCTCCGACAAGGGAGACTATGGTTTCCGAGTATACCGACGTGGTCGACTGATACTCCAGCACGCGAAAATCGGCTTCAATCCTCACCCTGAGGCCCGCCAGATTATCGGCGAAATCCACTTGGATCACATACCAGTCACCCACAACAAGCGTGAATTCATACAAGAATCCCCTCTGTGGCAAGAGTTAATAAGCGAAGAGGGGATCTTCTGGAATTTCATGCGTGACCTCGTAAGAGAAGCCAGGTCCTCTGTACGAAGAACCCAAATTGATCAGGGTATTCTCGACAAAATGGAAGTGCAGAAGGACATGATAATGAAAGCGATAAAGAAAATTCCAGAACTCAAAGAATACGCCTTCCCAGATATCAAAGAAAAGATTAGGAGTGATAAGAACCAGAGCGACGAAATCGATACGGTGCAGGTAGAGCAGCGAACTCCAACTGATGCCATGCCTGATGTCGTCTCTATTGAGGAAGAGTCTGTCCCTTACAACGCAGGTGGCCGCAAACCAAAGAAAACGCACGCAAAGAGCACCTACTACATCATCGTTGATGGAAAAAAGTTTAAGGTTGAGCACAGTTTCGTTGATCTAAGGACCGAAGACGTCTTGAAAGATAAAATTGTCGACGAGACATCAGGTATTCAGGTTTTCACTAACATTTCATTCCCGGGATTTGCTAACACCAAGGATCACGTCTTTTACGGTGCGTGGAACATAGCCGAAGCTATTGCTGAGGTTATGGTTGAAAAGAACAAGAGGTCATTTTCAGAGGTAATAAAGATCCGGGACCTCATCTTAAAGAAAAGCGCCGAAATCACTCGCGAATTGGATGAGGTCGAACGGGAGAAAAAGGCTGTTGAGCGCCTGAAGAAAGAATACGAGGAAAAGATGGCGAAGATCAAAGAGATCGAGCGCAAACACGTGGAGATACGCGCTAAAAACTAATACCGCACATGCTGATTCGATAGTCCTCTCATCACCATATTGCATGGTGGATTATGTTCCCTAACTTGTCCTCCCCGTCCTTCCGCAGCCTCCCAAGCGTGGATAGGCTTCTCGCCCATCCGCGTATGGAGGCCCTTGCCCGGCGCTATGGCCGCGAGACGGTGGCCGATGTCGCCCGTGCCCAGCTCGCCATTGCTCGCGAGCGCATCGCAAGCGGCAGTCCCGCTCCATCCGCGGACGATCTCTCCCTCGCCGTTGAGTCTGCTGCCGCCGCCCTCTACGCGCCCTCCCTTCGCCCTGTCATCAACGCCACCGGTGTCGTCATCCACACCAACCTCGGCCGCGCCCCCTTGAGCGCCGAGGCGACGGAGGCTATGCGCGCCGCAGCCCTTGGCTAC
Coding sequences:
- a CDS encoding AAA family ATPase, which codes for MTTGKTQTLYRQYIIEEYVHSEEPFYLPVKDEVEIFEAAYRQKVPVLLKGPTGCGKTRFIEYMSWRLGKPLTTVKKRGKDSAGQNGTGMPLVTIACHEDLTASDLVGRYLLEGHETKWIDGPLSRAVKAGAICYLDEIVEARKDTTVLIHPLTDHRRLLPVEKRGQILEAHNNFLLVMSYNPGYQNALKDLKQSTRQRFVALEFDYATRDIESKVIEHEAGVAPETAASLAKLGEKVRHLKEHGLQEGVSTRLLIYAGKLIASGIPARRACQSAVIWALTDDAEVQRSLEEVVSAIFS
- a CDS encoding dephospho-CoA kinase encodes the protein MIVIGLTGGIGSGKSTVTQHLKELGAVIVDADKVGHETYLPETPAWKDLIATWGTDLLLPNREIDRKKLGAIVFSDPKNLQTLNGIVHPRLRELLLKKIEENRALGTKVLVIEAAILIEASWQNVVDEVWVAHAPEDVVIKRIMARNNWGEEQIRARIRSQMTNDERAKHANVMLDTNCTLEEVRAKVKHLWDERLTGKAKDHPR